The DNA sequence GGTTGATAACGACGTTGCTGCCGAAGGTCTTGGCGTTGGCCACCGTCACCATAAACGCGGGCCCCTCGAAGGTTTCCCGGTCGGTGACGATGCGGTAGGTGGCGGGCTCGTAGTTGAGGTATTCCTGCATGGCAATGCGCACGTAGGCCCCGGGCCCGCGCGTGTCGCCGTTGCAAAACCGCTCCACCACCAGGGCATTAAACCCCAAATCGGCCAAATGGGCGCAGAACGCCTCGCTCACCCGCAGCGTGTCGATGGCCTGCACCTGGTGGTCCCAGATCAGGCGCAAAGCCGCCGCCTGCTCCTGCGGAATGCCCAGGTCCTTGGAAAGGCCGTTGCCCGAGCCCAGCGGCACAATCCCCAGCGGCACTTCCGTACCGGCCAGGGCCGTGGCCACCAGGCTCACGGTGCCGTCGCCGCCGGCCGCGAATACGGCCTCGTACGGCTCCCCTGCCAGCCGCTGGCGGAGCTTTGCCAGGTCATCCTCGCCCGTGGTGTGGAAAAACGCGGCGTGGCGGCCCCGCTCCGAGCAGTACGCCGCAATATCCGCTTCCAAAGACGACTTGTCGATGTCGCCGGAAATCGGGTTTAGCACAAACAGCAAATGATGTAACATGGGGAGGTTGGGTGGATGCGGAGCAGATGCGGTAGAATTTGCTTTTCCTACGGCAATAAACGCACTGTGGCCGAGCTTGCGCCCGGCCACAGGATAAAAAGTAGGTTGGGTAGCTTATTGCTTCAGCCCGGAAGGCAAGCCCTGGGGAAAGTCGGCGGCAATGTCTTTTTCCAGCTCCCCGATGCGGTTGCCGGGGTTGGGGTGGGTGCTCATGAACTCCGGCGTGCGGCTCCCGCCCCCCGCCTGCTCCAGGATCTGCATCACCTGAATCATGGCGCGGGGGTCGTAACCGGCCTGGGGCGTGAAGTCCACAGCCAGGCGGTCGGCTTCGAGCTCATCCTGGCGGCCGAAGCGCATGGTAATCAGCTTGGAAACCATGGCCGTGGCGGCCGCGGCGGCGGCCGTGCTGGGCCGGTCGGGGTCGTACACGGCAATGGCGGCGGCGCCGGTCAGGCCCTGGGTCAGGCTCGATTTGGCCACCTGCTCGGCCGAGTGCCGCGCTACTACGTGCCCGATTTCGTGGGCCAGCACGCCGGCTACCTGGCCTTCGGAGCGCAGGTTTTTCAGCAGGCCCGCCGTAATGAAAATCTGGCCACCGGGCAGGGCAAAGGCGTTAATCGTGTTTTCGTCGGCCAGCAAGTGAAACTGAAACTTGTAGGGCGTCTGGCCGGCTTTGGTGCTGCGCACGATCTGCTGGCCGATTTCCTCGACCCGGGCCGCGGCCTGGCGGTCGGGGTGCAGGCCGCCGTACTGCTGGGCCATTTCGGGCGCGGCCTGCAGGCCCAGGGCAATTTCCTGTTCCGTCGTCATATCGACGTGCTGCACTTCGCCCGTCACTTCGTTGGTCGAGCGTTTGCAGTAGTAGGTTATCAGTGAAAACCCGGCAATCAGCAGGGCAATCAGGTAGCGGAGTCCTCCTCTCATGGTGGTGTGGTGGTAGAAAATGGGCGGATGAAAAGCAGCTTAGCTGTGCTGTTTCGCTTGTAACGCGTAGCCCGAAGTAGGGTTGTGCCCGCCACTACCCCCGAATGCCAGGTATCTGCGGATCAGGGGTAGCGCAAGAGCAAGAACAGAAATTCCCGTCGGCGTGGTCCTGACCGTACCGAGCAGCTTGCTCGTCACGGAGAAATCCGACGGGCATACGCGGGCGCTTACTGGTTGGCCGGGCTGCCGCCCGTCGGAACGCCCCGGTGCGCGAGGCAACGGTAGATAGTGGCCCAGCCCACGCTGAGCAACTGGCCGATTTCGGCCACCATCTTGTCTTGCTGCAGGTAAAGAGTCTTCGCGGCCTGTACTTTCGACAAGGCTTCTTTGGAAAGCCTTGAGGGAGCGGCCTAGCCGGTCGAGTTTTCAGACCACGAGCGTATTGCCGGGCCGCTGTCAAGCCCCGCTCAAACGTGCGAGGTCACCGGGCCGAAAAAACGCCCGTTTCCTAAGCCACCTTACCACCACCGAAATTTGACTAACTGGCCTTAGCGTTGTTTTCCGTTCTTACTCCAGTATCCCCCTTATTGTGCTATTTATTTCCGTTTTTCTGAAAGTCCCCTATAATGTAACCTATTTCGACAACTGTTCTGAATCCGCAACTAATTTCCGAGTCGTACTTTCCCCCGATGAGAGTGTGGTGCTTATTGCTGGTAATATTCGCGCTGCTGCCGGCCCAAGCCCCGGCCCAAACCATGCCCGCCGCCGGTTGGCAGGCCGAGCCCGCCCTGAGCCGCCTGATGTTGCGCCGCCTGGCCCAGGCACCTGACGGCCTGCTCTGGGCCGGCACCGACGACGGCGCGTACCGCTTCGACGGCACCCAGGCCGTGCCCCTCAACGCGCTACGGCGCGCCGGCCCGGCCCTGCCCCCCGTGCCCTGCAACGCCCTGCTGGCCACGCCCGACGGCAGCCTCTGGCTGGGCACCGACAACGGCCTCTACCATTTCTCGCCCGCCGGCACGCTGCGGCGGCTGCCGCTGCCCGCGCCCGCCAGCGGCAACCAGAAAGTGCCGGCCCTGGCCCTGGCCGCCGATGGCCGCCGGGTGTGGGTGAGCCAGGACAACACCACGCTGCAGGCCTATACTCTGGCCGGGCAGCCCACCGGGCCGGTGCTGCCCAGCCTGGCCGGCCTCAGCAGCGTGGTGCCCGCCCCCGATGGCAGCCTGTGGCTGAGCGGCGACGGTACCCGCCACCTGGCCGCCACCGGGCAGGTGCTGGGCGCCTGGGCGCACCCCGGCCGCGTGCTGCGCCCCGCCCTCGACCCCACCGGCCGGCCCTGGCTGCTCAGCGACCGGGCGGCTTACCGGCCCGGCCCCGGCGGCCAGCTCACGGAAGCGGTGCGCTGGGAGCAGCCCGGCACCGGGCAGCCCGTGGAGGTGCTGCCCACGGCCAGCGGCCCCACCTTGCTCAGCCGGGAGGCGGTGCGCCAGCTGAGCTGGACGCCCGGCCCCGACCCGCGTCCCCGCGTGCGCTTTGCCCTGGCCCTGCCGCCCTGGCCCACCGCCAACTGGAGCGGCCGCCTCTGGGCCGACCGCACCGGCCGCTGGTGGGTGTTCGACACGGGCACGCGCGGGTGCTGGCAGCGCGAGGCCGCGCCGGTGTTCATCCGGGCGCTGGCCGGGCCGGGCGGGCAGCCCTACAGCGTGCGGGCCAGCGTGCGCCTGCCCGACGGCCGCCTGCTGGTGAGCAGCTACGAAACCGGCCTGCTCACCCAGGCCCCCGACTCGCCCCTGGCCCCGCTGCGGCGCTGGGCGGCGGCCACCCTGCCCACCGGCAACGCGCCCGTGCTGCTGGCCGTGCTGCCCGGTGCCCGCGGCCCGGGCGGCGACTGGCTGGCGGCCGGGGCGTTTCCTTTTCTGCGCTTCAACCCCCGCACCGGCCGCTTTCTGAAGCTGCCCGTGGCCGGCCAGTTGGCCACCGATATTGGCCTGCGCACACTGGTGCTCGACAGCGCCAGCGGGCGCGTGTGGGCCGGCACCCAGCAGGGCCTTTATTATTACGACCCAGCCACCCAGGTCTACCGGCCCTACGAGGTGCCGGGCCACGCGCCCGGCGCGCCGCCGCCGCTAGCCGGCCGCGTCATCGAGGACGTGCGGCCCGATGCGCGCGGGCACCTGTGGCTGGCCACGCCCGAGGGCGTGGAGCGCCTCACGCTGGCTACCGGGGCGCGGGGCGTGTACGGGCCCGCCGCGCCCGCGCCGCGCCGCGCGGCCGTGGAGGGCGCCCGCTGCCTCTACCTGGCTCCCGATGGCCGGTTGTGGGTGGGTACGCGCACTCACGGCCTGGCGGTGGTGGCGGCTGATGGCCGCATCCGGGAAGTCCTCACGCCCAGCCAGGGGCTGCCCAGCCCATCCATTGCCAGCATCCTGCCGGGGCCGGGCGGCATGCTGTGGCTGGGTACTTATCAGGGGCTGGTGCGCTACCAGCCGGCCACGGGGCAGCTGTCGATATACACCACGGCCCAGGGTCTGGTATCGGACGAGTTCAACGCCGCCGCTGCCGCCGTAGACCCGCGCGACGGCTCGCTGCTGCTGGGCGGGGTGGCGGGGCTGCACCGCATCGTGCCCGGCGAGGTGCCCGTGCCGCCGGCCGTTCGGCCCCGCCTGTTGCTCACGGCCCTCACGGCCCTCAGCGCTTCGGCCGAAGCCAGCCGTACCCGCTACCTGCTGGCCCCCGATGCGCTGCCCGCCTTGCGCCTGGCTCCCGAGCAGCCCCTCATCGACCTGCACCTGGCCCTGACCAACAGCCTGGACGCTAGCCGCGCCCGCTACGCCTACCGGGTGCGCGGCTGGCTCGCCGACCGCTGGCTGGGTTTGGGCACTACGCCGCGCCTTCGTCTGCAAGGGCTGCCCCCGGGCAAGTACACCGTCGAAATTCGGGCGGCTACCAGCCAGGGCGTGGCCGCTGCCAACGTGCTGCGTATGCCTCTGACCGTGACGGCCGAGTGGTGGAACCGGCCGCTCACGTGGCTGCTGGCCGCCGTGGCCACGGCGCTGGTCGTGTACCTTTGGCAGCGCAACCGCCTGCGCCAGGTGCAGCGCGAAAACGCCCTACGCGCCCGCCTGGCCGCCGATTTGCACGACGAAGTAGGCTCTTTGCTGACCCGCGTGACGATGCAGGCCGAGCTGCTGCGCGAGTTTGAGGCTGGCCCCACCCGCCGCCTCGACACGCTGGTGGAAGACAGCCGGGCCGCGGCCAGTACCGTGCGCGACATCATTTGGAGCGTGGATGCCCACGCCGATACGCTGGCCGCCCTGGTCGACCGAATCCGGGACCACCTCGACGCTACAAGCCGCGCCACCGGCCGCGACCTGCTCCTCGACGACACCCACTTACCGGCTTTGCTCGACCAGGCGCTGCCGCCTACCGTGCGCCAGCACACCTACCTTATTTTCAAGGAGGCGCTTACCAACGCCCTCAAGTATTCGCAGCCGGGCAGCCCCATCCGCATTGGGCTGCGCTACGGCTCGCCGCTGGAGCTTACCATTAGCAGTGAGGGCCCGGTGGCGGCTATTTCGCGGGCCGGGCAAGGGCTGCGCAGCATGCGCCACCGCGCGGCCCTGCTGCGGGCCGACCTCACGGCCGGGCCGGTGCCGGGCGGCTGGCAAGTGCGCCTGAAAGTGCCGGAATAGGGCCCAAGTGCCGCAAAAAGGGCGAGCTACTCAGTGGCTCGCCCTTTTTGCGTGGTTACAAGTCACCCTTCAGGGCCCGGCTCAGCAGCTCACTGCGCGAGCGGACCCGCAGCTTGTCGTAGAGGCGCTTCACGTACGTATGCACCGTGTCGGGGGACAGGGCCAGGCGGGCGGCAATCTGCTTTTCGGCCAGGCCATCGACGAGCAGGTGCAGCACTTCCTGCTCGCGGGCCGACAGCAGGGCGGGCTGCTGACTAGGGGCCGGCTGAAAGTGCTGCAGGGCCTTGCGGGCCACGGAGGGGGAAAGGGCCGCCCCGCCGCCGAGCACATCCAGGATGGCCTGCTTGTACTGGGGCAGGCTGGTGGCGTTTTTGATGACGTAGCCCGTGGCCCCGGCCCGCAGCGCCTGATAAATCCGGTCGGGGTCGTCGTGCATGGTTTGCAGAATGATGTCGGCCTCGGGCAGGCGCTTTTTCAGGGCCGGCAGCGCCTCAATGCCCGACTGCCCGGGCAAGCTCACGTCGAGCAGCAGCACGCGCGGGGGGAGGCTCAGGTCCAGCTCGGTCCACAGCGCCTCCACCGAATCGACCACGATAGAGCAGGTAAACTCGGCCTGGTGGCCCAGGTACTCGTGCAGCAGGTCGCGCACGCGGGCATCGTCTTCCACGATGGCCAGGGCAATAGGAAAAGCGGTGGTCGTCATAAGCTGCTACAAAGATGGGCGGCGGGCCGGGAAAAGCGCACCCGAAGATTGTCACCTGAATAGGGTACAGCGCCAAAGCCCAGGCCTGGGGCCAATTGCTCAGCTTTGCTTTCGATACGCCGCCGGAGCGCGCCCGATAGTGCTATCAGTATTGCCCAGTTCTATCCTTTTCTCTCTTCTTACATTACCACAATCATCATGAGCACAACGAACGCCAACTGCTGGGTGCAGTTCTGGGAAAACAACGACTACGAATCCGGCGGTACCCGCAAGTTCGAGTACAATGAAGTGGACGGCCTGCCGATGTACGTGAACAACCTGTCCGAATACTACTGGGATGGCTACGACCAGAAGGCAAAAAACCAGATGGACGACAGCATCAACTCCCTCAAAACCGGCTCGTCGAGTTGGCTCTGCCTCTACACTGAGCCCTTTTTTCAGGGCAAGGTGATGATGGTGGGCTACAGCCAGGCCATTGAGGAGCTGCCGCACGATTTTCTCAACGAGGTGGCTTCCTTCATCCTGTACCCCAGCATCCCTATCTTCTGGAACGCCAGCAGCATCGGCGACACGTTTCAGGCCGGCACCTGCTGGCTCAAGCTCTACCTCTACGAAAACTACGACAGCACCCGCTGTGCGCTCTACGGGGCCGGCGAAATTGCAAATACCAACTGCCTGGGAAGCACCGCCGATTTCAGGTCGCTCATGACTGGCCCCGCCACCTGGGTGAGGCTCTACAAAGACGTCAAGTTCGACGGGGAGCCGGTGGCGCAGATCGGCCCCAACAGCCTGATCAGCGCCCTGAGCCAGCTCACCGATGAGGACATCGTCAGCATTCGGGTGTACGACTATCAGCCGTCCGGCTTCGTGCCTACGCCCATGATGCCGGGCTGGGTGCTGTCCATTCAGCGCTACCAGACCTCGAAGAAGCTGCGCAATGCCCTGGCCATCGGCCTGGGCAAAATCCCGTACGGCGGCTCTCTGCTCTCGGTACTGGTGAAGGCGCTGTGGCCCTCCGGACCCGGCACCCAGGAAATCTGGAACGACCTGAACCAGTACATCAACAGCCTGATTAAGGGTTATATCAACCAGGCTAAGATCGACAACCTGAATAGCATTCTGGCGAACCTGCACACGCTGCTGCTCGCGTACATGGACAAAAGTCCCGGCCCGGGCAAGGTTGCTGAGCTGTGGTATATTATCAACCAGCTGAAAAGCTGCCAGGCTGATTTCCTGAACAAAGGGGCCGCCAGGGAGGAGCACGGCAAGACGCTCACGTACCTGGTGGCCTTTGGGACCATCAGCGTGGTGATGGGCGCGGAGTGGACGTACAACTATGCCAGCGTTAGCGGCGGAGAATCCAACCCTGACCCCGAAGGCTCCATCCGGCAGCTCGACGCGGTTATTGAGGAGCTGATCCAGGCCGTCGACCTGGCCGTTGCTGATTCCGTGGCCTGGCGCCTGGCGCAGATCAAGACCACCGGCACCTATACCGTGACGGATGCCTACACGGGCTACACCCAGGACTACTCAACCCAGCAGGAGGCCCGCGAGGGCGAAGATGCGCTCCGCCTGTACATCAGCCAGAAGTACCACGCGCTGCTGGAAGCCTATACCAGCCCGGCCAACCTGTGGTCGTACCTGCTTTCGGCCAACGTCGTGCCGGGGGCCGGCAGCAACCCTAACTTCCCGGCAGTAACCTTCGTGCAGACGCCGGTGCGGAAGATGGTGGCCGTGCCAGCCACCACCGGGCTGGTCCCGAAGAGCGACTCCGTGCCTTTCCAGGAATCCACCAACGGTTCGCGGGTCACCCAGGTCATGCTGTCGAGCCTGAGCAGCAACGGTCCTAACAACAGCATCAACGCGCTGCAGTTTTTCTACGGCAACGCCGCGTCAGCTGTGCACGGCACCATTTCTTCTTACCGTACCACCGTTGCGCTCAACTCGGCCGAAGCGGTGACTGATGAAGCGGCGGCGCTGCCGGACCACGAGCCCGCCGTGGAGCCCGCCGAAAGCATCGTAGCCATGCACGGCAACCGCAGCAATACCACGTTGTACCAGCTGTTTTTCCGCACCGACCAGGGGCGCGACTTCGGCCTGGGCGGCGGCGGTGCCGACCCCTTCATAGCCATTGGGCCGCAGGGCGTGGGCGCCCGTCTGGCCACGGTGACCGGCTCGTGCTACAAAACCAACCAGGTCACGAGCCTGACCCTGACGTGGGAATACCTGAGCTACGAGCGGTGCACCACGCCGTCGGCCGTTTTGGCCGCTGACGCCAGAGTCGCCGGGCAAGTATCGGCGTAGGCTGATTGGCAGGGCCGGTGCTGTGGGCAGGCTCTGCCCGCTGGTACCGGCCTGACCGAGCCGCCCGGCTGCCCCGTCGTTCAGGCGGTGCTGGCCGGGCGGCTTTTGCGTTGGCGGCGGCCCGTTCGGTAGTTGCCCGCTACGGCGGAGAAGACGCGCGGTGTTCGGGTTGTACCCTGTTTAGGGTACAACCCGAACACCGTAATCGGAGTTGGGCAGTGGGAAATTTGCCCGCAAACCTTGTCCCTTGTTATGCATCTGATTGCTACGCTTTTTGCTGATTCATACCGGACCGCCGGCCGCCTTGCCGGCCGGCGTTACCTTGCCGGGCTCTTATTCCTGCTGCTAACCAGTTCGGCGGCGCTGGCGCAGCCCACCATCAGCGGCTTCTCGCCCAGCAGCGGCGCCGCGGGCAGCAGCGTCGTCATCACCGGCAGCGGCTTCACGGGCGCTACCAGCGTCCGCTTCGGGGAGCTGTCGGCGGTATTCACCGTCAACTCGGCTACCCAGCTGACGGCGACGGTGCCCCGGGCGGCCTCCACGCAGCGCCTCAACGTGACGACCAGCGCCGGCTACGTCTTCTCCGCCTCCGCCTTTACGGTGACGCGCAGCAACAGCGTCAGCTACGGGCAGGTGAGCAGCAGCTTTGCTGGAGTGAGCGGCGGCACCAACAGCGCCCCCGCCGTGGCCGACCTCGACGGCGACGGCCGCCTCGATCTGCTGGTGGGCCTGGCCGACGGCACCATCGCGCGCTACGAGCAAAATACCGTCAACGGCACGGCCTTCACGGCGCTGGGCAGCCTGCGCACCAGCGGCAACACCGTCATCGACATGGGCACCGAGGCCACGGTGGCCATCGTGGACCTGGAGGGCAACGGCCGCTACAACCTGGTGCTGGGGCGCGGCGACGGCACCGTGAGCGAATACGAGCAGACGAGCGGGGGCGCCGGCACCTTCGACCTGGTGCAGGACAACCTGTCGGGCATCTTTACCCCCAGCAACACGGCCCCCAACATGACCGACCTCGACGGCGACGGCCGGCTGGAGCTGCTGGTGGGCAAGGGCGACGGCATCACCAGCCACTCTGAGCAGTTCGACCCCAACACCGACGGCTTTATCCGCATCGACACCAACTTCAACGGCCTGCAACTGTCGGGCAACGCCGCGCCGTTCTGCGTGGACCTGGACGGCAACGGGCGCCTCGACATCCTGTTCGGCACCAACACGGGCGGGGTGCTGCGCTACGAGCAAAACTCGGCGGGCGGCTTTACCGTCAGCCAAGTATCGAGCAGCTTCAACGCGCTGGCGGTGGGCACCAATGCCAAGCCCTGCGTGACGGACATCGACGGCGACGGGCTGCTGGATTTGCTTATCGGCTGCGGCAACGGCACCATCTACCGCTACGAGCAGAGCGGCACCGTGCCCGCGCCCACCATCACGGGCTTCACGCCCAGCAGCGGGCCGGTGGGCACCACCGTCACGGTGACGGGCACCAACCTGGGCGGCGTGACGGCCGCCTCGGTAAACGGCACGGCGGGCACCATCACCGGCACGCCTACGACTACCAGCTTCACCTTTACGGTGGGCGCGGGCAGCAGCACCGGCGTTATCGGCGTGACCACGCCTGGCGGCTCGGCCAGCAGCAGCGGCAGCTTCACGGTGGGCACGGTAACGCTGGCTACCGTGACTACGGCCACGCCCGGCACCATCACCGGCAGCAGCGCGGTGCTGGGCGGCAATGTAACCAGCGCCGGCGGCGGCACCGTGACGGAGCGCGGCGTGGTGTACGTGCCGGGCAGCGGCACGCCCACTACCAGTGATACGAAGGTTGCCATCGGCAGCGGCACGGGTACGTTCAGCCAGGCGGTGAGCGGGCTGGCGGGCAACACGCTGTACTCGGTGCGGGCCTACGCCATCAACGGCGCGGGCCCCGGCTACGGCAGCACCCAGACCTTCACGACCGGCAACAACCCGCCCACGGCCGTTGACGACAGCTATACCGTGACCGAGGACAGCAGCCCTACCGGTTTCAGCGTGCTCGGCAACGACACCGACCCCGACGCGGGCACCAACCTCATTGTTACGGGCGTAACGCAGCCGGCGGGCGGCGTGGTGATATTTACCGGCGCCGGCGTCAGCTTCACGCCGAACCCGAACTTTGACGGTACGACTACCTTCACCTACACCATTTCGGACAGAAACGGCGGCACCGACGCCGGCACCGTGACCGTGACGGTAACGGCCGTGAACGACGCGCCGGTGGTGAGGATGCCGGCCCCCCAGGCCACGGCCGAGGACGTGCCCTTCGCCTTCAGCAGCGGCGCCGGCAATGCCATCAGCGTGGGCGACGTGGACGCCGGCAGCGGGCAGGTGGAGATGTATCTGCAGGCTACCCAGGGCACCATTTCGCTGAGCACCACCTCGGGCCTGACCTTCACGGCCGGCGACGGCACGGCCGATGCGAGCGTGACCTTCCGGGGCACCATCAGCAGCATCAACACGGCCCTCAACAACATGAGCTTCGCGCCCAATGCCAACTACACGGGGGCGGCGGCCTTGCAGGTACAGGCCAACGACCTGGGCAACACCGGCAGCGGCGGGGCCCTGTCGGACTCGGAAACCGTCACCATCACCGTGACGGCCGTGAACGACGCGCCGGTGCTCACGACCAGCGGCAGCAGCACCGGCTTCACGGCGGGCGGCGGCGCGGTGGCCGTGGATGTCTTCCTCACGATCAGCGACATCGACAACGCCACCCTGGCCTCGGGCACGGTGAGCATCACCACCGGCCTGGCCAGCGGGCAGGACGTGCTGGCCTTCAGCAACACCAGCAGCACCAGCTTCGGCAACATCGTGGGTAGCTACGCCGGCGGTTCGGGCGTCCTCTCGCTGAGCAGCGCCGGGGCCACGGCCACGGTGGCCCAGTGGCAGGCCGCCCTGCGGGCCGTGACCTACAACAACACCGCGGCCCCGCCCACCGGCAGCAGCCGCACGGTGAGCTTCCGGGTAAACGACGGCGCGGCCAACAGCAACGTCGCCACCAAAACCATTGGCCTGACCACGCCCACGCCCGCTATTACCGGCCTCACGCCCAGCAGCGGGCCGGTGGGCACGACCGTGGTCATTGCGGGCAGCAACTTCACAGGCGCCACCGCCGTGCGCTTCAACGGCACGGCGGCCGACAGCTACGTGGTCAACTCCAGTACCCAGATTACGGCCGTGGTGGCGGCGGGCACCACCAGCGGGGCAGCCACCGTGGTTACCCCCTACGGCACCAGCAACGGCGTGACGTTCAGCATTACCAGCGCCACCACCAGCACCACGCTTGTCAGCTCGGTTAATCCCTCAATCACCGGGCAGAGCGTGACCTTTACGGCTACGGTAGCCAACGTCAACGGCAGCGCCACGCCCAACGGCACCGTCAGCTTCCGCGACGGCGGGGCTATCCTGGGCTCGGGGACGCTCGACGGCAGCGGCGTGGCCACCTTCAGCACCAGCGCCCTGACGCAGGGCAGCCACAGCATTCTAGCCATCTACCTGGGCCGCACCGGCTTCGTTTCCAGCACCTCCGCCACGCTGACGCAGCAGGTCGGCGCGCCGCCCCTGCCCGCTCTCACCAGCCTCTCGCCCACCAGCGGACCGGTGGGCACCAGCGTCACCATCACGGGCACCGACCTGGGCGGGGCCAGCAGCGTGAGCTTCAACGGCGTGGTGCAGACCACCATCACCGGCAACACCGCCACCGGCCTGACGGTGAACGTGCCGGCCGGGGCCAGCACCGGCGACGTGGAAGTAACCACCGCCGCCGGCACCAGCAACGGGCTGCCCTTCACCGTGACGCCGCCCGCGCCGAGAGTCACCAGCGTGAGCGGCCCGGCCAACGGCACCTACCGCCTCGGCCAGTTCGTGACCTTCCTGGTCAGCTTCGACCAGCCCGTGACGGTAAGCACCGCCGGCGGCACGCCCGTCATCCTCATGACGGTGGGCAGCACGCCCCGGGGCGTGACCTACTTCAGCGGCAGCACCACCAGCACGCTCACCTTCCGCTACCTCGTGCAGGCCGGCGACCTGGACGCCAACGGCGTGACGCTGGGCGCCAGCATTGCCCCCAACAACGGCACCCTGCGTAACGCCACCGGTACCGACGCGGTGCTCACGCTCAACAACGTGGCCCCGCTGACCGGCGTGCTGGTCGACGGCGTGGTGCCCACCCCCACGGTCAGCACCACGGCCGCCAGCCCCACCAGCAGCAGCGCCATTCCCGTTACCATCACCTTCACGGAAGCGGTGACGGGGCTGACCGCCGCCGGCCTCACGGTGACCAACGGCACCCGGGGCGTGCTGAGCGGCAGCGGCACCACCTACACCATCACCGTCACGGCCACGGCCGCCGGGGCCGTCACGGTGCAGGTGCCCGCGGGCGCGGCCCAGGACCTGGCCGGCAACCCCAGCGCGGCCAGCAATACGCTGAGCGTGACCTACTCCCCGCCGCCCGTGGCCATCAGCAGCTTCACACCCACCAGCGGGGCAGCCGGCACGGTGGTCGTCATCACCGGCAACGGCTTTACCGGGGCCACGGCCGTGACCATCAACAACGGCGCCGTGGCCAGCTACACCGTCGACTCCAACACCCAGATTACGGCCACCGTGGCGGCCAGCAACAGCACCGGGCTGATCCGGGTGACCTCCCCGGCGGGCACGGGCGTGAGCAGCACCAACTTCGTGGTGGGGCCGTCCGTGAATAGCGTGAACATCATTACGGCCAACGGCACCTACCGCCCCGGCCAGCAGCTGCAGTTCAACGTCGTGTTCAGCCAGCCCGTTACCGTGAATACCACCAACGGCACGCCCTCCCTGGACGTGACGGTGGGCGGCACGGTGCGGCAGGCCACATACACCGGCACCGCCAGCAACACGGCCGCCTTCCGCTACACCATCGTGGCCGGCGACTTGGACATGGACGGTGTGACGCTGGGCGGCAGCATTGACCTGAACGGCGGCATCATCCGCAACAGCGGCGGGGCCGATGCCGACCTGGACCTCAACAACGTGGGCGCCACCACCGGCCTGCTCGTGGACGGCGTAGCCCCCACGGTGGTCGTCAGCTCCACGGCCGGCGCCTCGGGCGGCAGCACCGCCGTTTCGCCCATTCCCCTTACTATTACCTTCTGCGAGTCGGTGACCGGCTTCACCGCCGCCGATGTGGTGGTGACGGGCGGCACCAAGGGCACCTTTACCGGCAGCGGCAGCGCCTACACCCTGAGCGTGACGCCCACCGGCGGCACCGTAACGGTGAACATAGCCGCCGGCGTGGCGCGCGACGCGGCCCTTAACGACAACGAGGCCGCCCCGCAATTCACTATCACCTACGTTACGCCTCCCTCTATCAGTAGCCTCAGCGCCGGGGCCGAGCTGCCCGGGATGCCCGTCACTATTACGGGCACCAACTTCACCAGCGGCAGCACCGTCACGTTCGGGGGCGTGGCGGCTGGCAGCGTGGTG is a window from the Hymenobacter aquaticus genome containing:
- a CDS encoding diacylglycerol/lipid kinase family protein — translated: MLHHLLFVLNPISGDIDKSSLEADIAAYCSERGRHAAFFHTTGEDDLAKLRQRLAGEPYEAVFAAGGDGTVSLVATALAGTEVPLGIVPLGSGNGLSKDLGIPQEQAAALRLIWDHQVQAIDTLRVSEAFCAHLADLGFNALVVERFCNGDTRGPGAYVRIAMQEYLNYEPATYRIVTDRETFEGPAFMVTVANAKTFGSNVVINPDSQLDDGEFEICLIEPFPGTAALGILYQLYTENFDESVYTRRLRCRQARVEVPGQARVLVQVDGEPQEMDVPVEVTIRPRSLRVLLPSA
- a CDS encoding response regulator transcription factor codes for the protein MTTTAFPIALAIVEDDARVRDLLHEYLGHQAEFTCSIVVDSVEALWTELDLSLPPRVLLLDVSLPGQSGIEALPALKKRLPEADIILQTMHDDPDRIYQALRAGATGYVIKNATSLPQYKQAILDVLGGGAALSPSVARKALQHFQPAPSQQPALLSAREQEVLHLLVDGLAEKQIAARLALSPDTVHTYVKRLYDKLRVRSRSELLSRALKGDL
- a CDS encoding sensor histidine kinase encodes the protein MWCLLLVIFALLPAQAPAQTMPAAGWQAEPALSRLMLRRLAQAPDGLLWAGTDDGAYRFDGTQAVPLNALRRAGPALPPVPCNALLATPDGSLWLGTDNGLYHFSPAGTLRRLPLPAPASGNQKVPALALAADGRRVWVSQDNTTLQAYTLAGQPTGPVLPSLAGLSSVVPAPDGSLWLSGDGTRHLAATGQVLGAWAHPGRVLRPALDPTGRPWLLSDRAAYRPGPGGQLTEAVRWEQPGTGQPVEVLPTASGPTLLSREAVRQLSWTPGPDPRPRVRFALALPPWPTANWSGRLWADRTGRWWVFDTGTRGCWQREAAPVFIRALAGPGGQPYSVRASVRLPDGRLLVSSYETGLLTQAPDSPLAPLRRWAAATLPTGNAPVLLAVLPGARGPGGDWLAAGAFPFLRFNPRTGRFLKLPVAGQLATDIGLRTLVLDSASGRVWAGTQQGLYYYDPATQVYRPYEVPGHAPGAPPPLAGRVIEDVRPDARGHLWLATPEGVERLTLATGARGVYGPAAPAPRRAAVEGARCLYLAPDGRLWVGTRTHGLAVVAADGRIREVLTPSQGLPSPSIASILPGPGGMLWLGTYQGLVRYQPATGQLSIYTTAQGLVSDEFNAAAAAVDPRDGSLLLGGVAGLHRIVPGEVPVPPAVRPRLLLTALTALSASAEASRTRYLLAPDALPALRLAPEQPLIDLHLALTNSLDASRARYAYRVRGWLADRWLGLGTTPRLRLQGLPPGKYTVEIRAATSQGVAAANVLRMPLTVTAEWWNRPLTWLLAAVATALVVYLWQRNRLRQVQRENALRARLAADLHDEVGSLLTRVTMQAELLREFEAGPTRRLDTLVEDSRAAASTVRDIIWSVDAHADTLAALVDRIRDHLDATSRATGRDLLLDDTHLPALLDQALPPTVRQHTYLIFKEALTNALKYSQPGSPIRIGLRYGSPLELTISSEGPVAAISRAGQGLRSMRHRAALLRADLTAGPVPGGWQVRLKVPE
- a CDS encoding M48 family metallopeptidase, which translates into the protein MRGGLRYLIALLIAGFSLITYYCKRSTNEVTGEVQHVDMTTEQEIALGLQAAPEMAQQYGGLHPDRQAAARVEEIGQQIVRSTKAGQTPYKFQFHLLADENTINAFALPGGQIFITAGLLKNLRSEGQVAGVLAHEIGHVVARHSAEQVAKSSLTQGLTGAAAIAVYDPDRPSTAAAAAATAMVSKLITMRFGRQDELEADRLAVDFTPQAGYDPRAMIQVMQILEQAGGGSRTPEFMSTHPNPGNRIGELEKDIAADFPQGLPSGLKQ